The Methanoregula boonei 6A8 genome has a window encoding:
- a CDS encoding PAS domain S-box protein, which yields MISVLYVDDESALLEITKNGMERGGEFTVDTATSAREAIEKLKGSRYDAMVADYLMPEMDGLSLLKYLRPRCNGMPFILFTGNGGEEVAVEALNAGADFYVQKKGSPRAQVAELQTRIRSAVARRQSERALKQSEETFRSLVDQLDDTVFTVNEEGIFTYVSPGIRRFGHEPKDLTGRDFALLVSAEDIPSVARRLGEVRSGATPSFAFRIAGREGKVHSVRAVFRPRTDHGQFIGAAGQITGISCGETETINPGERDWEELFTYAPAAQLVLSPDGRVTGASRAGTVMLGSSLEEITGKNLADFFAPEEGARLLAWFAGTVGSGTTYQEQFVVRLSGDNHVIVSLAGAAIRGSKGETCRILVTLTDVSGQERKDADLKAAISAAEAVVTGARDGILVCTPDRHVSRWNPTLEDITGISAPDAIGKPLEALLPFLGETGRDAVARACTGEIVATPDLRYEFPAVGKQGWLRAIFSPLRTTAGAITGAIGVIQEITARKKVLLKLGTDQRLYAIGAQAETDAGSLRELDRVLYETCRNAVDGDTVCTSWMGLFDQAAGILRPVAQAGTESDLPKEGYPVTREDPAACPACEAILAGSPRIVSDISTDPAAGSWKEEALRNGYRSLAALPFRFKGEVVGALTLCSREPYAFSSGNSDALVHLGSVLSSALDLLDKKTLQRRAGKGGRGSWERTRFLAGGIESAALPFAAVHADGSTGAVNPAFCSFLGYAEEELIRLPLLSVLSFQESEKDRFLQVLATQRPDRYGCMVKRKDGTPVPVEVILQAVPDETGGQPCVGIFLVDVSEKEQKADSLEKERSKYRTIVEETTAAVVVATPDGDILYANPAACSLLGRTGREISLLGGKRLTGDGDPRFVELARLCGESGRAAGELRLVRGDGTGLDVYAEAKTFPKQNGRPALILVFRDITAEKKTADVRLQVQETPFALLESLPFPVRLTENEDDCAYFNRAWYAFTGRTPEQERGSGWEESVFPGDRDRYRRTPGTASDPDTPVVSEYRLMHHSGEYRRVRETCIPGAVRDRTLCIITDIHAARQAEESCRCQENLYRAVLETAGEAILLIGDRILDGNDAAARLSGCTRAELAGQEPFLYSPRDQPDGRVSVQAVQQYLAAARLGMHQEFLWTFGRDGGPFREGQVTLVPVNGANGQLILAVIADKTDLGRAFRENQRLSTFSELNPYPVIDVGADRVIVYANPATLSVLCDLGLPANAETFLPADFDFIALDLKKEPGKTAERVVQIKERSFYETICIPPGQDTFRIYTYDITERVQATAALEYANHKLGILTSITRHDIQNKLTGVMGYLDLLRGSLRDPLLLGFLDKAEASAEAIRHHIEFTRDYESLGGTAPAWQDLGPILADIRSHLDAGTIAFEEPGRGFSVFADPMFAKVLYNLVDNSLRHGVHVRRIRVNAMPDESGGCTLTYEDDGVGVPQDKKEVIFERGFTTSSGPKKTSGLGLFLVRDILSITGIMIKETGVPGSGTRFEMSIPPGKWRTGPAG from the coding sequence ATGATCTCGGTCCTGTACGTGGATGACGAGTCTGCACTTCTCGAAATAACAAAAAATGGTATGGAGAGAGGCGGGGAGTTTACGGTAGACACCGCGACATCGGCACGGGAAGCCATCGAGAAACTTAAAGGCAGTCGGTACGATGCCATGGTTGCGGATTACCTGATGCCTGAGATGGACGGGCTTTCCCTCCTTAAGTACCTCCGCCCCCGCTGCAACGGGATGCCCTTTATCCTTTTTACCGGGAACGGCGGGGAAGAGGTTGCCGTTGAGGCGCTCAATGCAGGCGCCGATTTTTACGTGCAGAAAAAAGGTTCGCCCCGTGCCCAGGTTGCGGAGCTCCAGACCCGGATCCGATCTGCAGTTGCACGCAGGCAGAGTGAGCGTGCCCTGAAACAATCCGAAGAGACATTCCGCTCGCTTGTGGACCAGCTCGACGATACCGTCTTTACTGTAAATGAAGAGGGCATTTTTACCTACGTGAGCCCGGGTATCCGCAGGTTCGGCCATGAGCCAAAAGACCTGACGGGCCGGGACTTTGCCCTGCTTGTTTCTGCAGAGGATATTCCTTCAGTGGCCCGCCGGCTTGGTGAAGTGAGAAGCGGTGCGACACCGTCCTTTGCCTTTCGAATCGCCGGCAGGGAGGGAAAGGTTCACAGTGTACGTGCCGTGTTCCGGCCGCGGACCGATCACGGGCAGTTTATCGGGGCAGCCGGACAGATTACCGGTATTTCCTGTGGGGAGACAGAGACAATAAATCCCGGGGAGAGGGATTGGGAGGAACTCTTTACGTATGCACCGGCAGCCCAGCTGGTGCTCTCTCCCGATGGACGTGTGACCGGTGCCAGTCGCGCCGGGACCGTGATGCTTGGATCCTCCCTTGAGGAGATCACCGGGAAAAACCTTGCGGACTTTTTTGCACCGGAGGAAGGGGCGCGGCTCCTTGCGTGGTTTGCAGGAACCGTCGGCTCGGGTACAACCTATCAGGAGCAGTTTGTCGTCAGGCTGTCCGGAGACAACCATGTTATCGTATCCCTTGCCGGGGCTGCGATCCGCGGGAGCAAAGGGGAGACATGCCGGATTCTTGTCACCCTCACTGACGTCTCCGGCCAGGAAAGAAAAGATGCAGACCTTAAGGCAGCCATCTCCGCTGCGGAAGCTGTGGTCACCGGGGCACGCGACGGGATCCTTGTCTGTACTCCGGATCGTCATGTCAGCCGCTGGAACCCGACCCTGGAAGATATTACGGGTATTTCTGCACCGGATGCTATCGGGAAGCCGCTTGAGGCTCTCCTGCCGTTCCTTGGGGAGACAGGAAGGGATGCCGTCGCGCGTGCATGTACCGGGGAAATTGTTGCAACCCCGGATCTCCGGTACGAGTTTCCTGCAGTGGGAAAACAGGGATGGCTACGGGCGATCTTTTCCCCGCTCCGCACTACGGCCGGTGCAATAACCGGTGCCATCGGGGTCATACAGGAAATTACTGCACGTAAAAAGGTACTCCTGAAACTTGGTACCGACCAGAGGCTCTATGCGATCGGTGCGCAGGCAGAAACGGATGCCGGATCTCTCCGCGAGCTGGATCGTGTGCTTTATGAGACCTGCAGGAATGCTGTTGACGGGGATACCGTATGTACGTCCTGGATGGGTTTATTCGATCAGGCTGCCGGAATTCTCCGTCCGGTGGCACAGGCCGGTACGGAAAGTGATCTGCCAAAAGAAGGATACCCGGTTACCCGTGAAGATCCCGCAGCATGCCCGGCATGTGAGGCGATCCTGGCGGGAAGCCCACGCATTGTATCCGATATCAGCACCGATCCTGCTGCAGGATCCTGGAAAGAGGAGGCACTCCGGAACGGGTACCGGTCCCTGGCAGCCCTCCCGTTCCGGTTCAAAGGCGAAGTGGTAGGTGCACTGACCCTGTGTTCCCGGGAACCGTATGCCTTTTCCTCCGGGAATAGCGATGCGCTGGTGCATCTTGGGTCCGTGCTTTCGTCTGCGCTCGATCTTCTCGATAAAAAAACACTCCAGCGCCGGGCCGGAAAAGGCGGGCGCGGGAGCTGGGAACGCACCCGGTTCCTTGCCGGGGGGATAGAATCCGCAGCCCTCCCCTTTGCGGCAGTACATGCCGACGGGAGCACCGGTGCGGTAAACCCGGCATTCTGTTCCTTCCTTGGGTATGCCGAGGAGGAATTGATCAGGCTTCCTCTGTTGTCCGTTCTTTCCTTTCAGGAATCAGAGAAAGACCGGTTCCTGCAGGTGCTTGCCACGCAGAGGCCGGACCGGTACGGGTGCATGGTCAAAAGAAAGGATGGTACTCCCGTACCAGTTGAGGTGATCCTCCAGGCTGTTCCCGATGAGACCGGTGGGCAGCCCTGCGTAGGAATTTTCCTTGTTGATGTATCCGAAAAGGAGCAGAAGGCAGATTCGCTTGAAAAAGAGCGATCGAAATACCGCACGATTGTAGAGGAGACTACCGCCGCGGTCGTGGTTGCCACTCCTGACGGTGACATCCTGTATGCAAACCCGGCTGCCTGCAGCCTGCTTGGCCGGACCGGGCGCGAGATCTCGTTACTTGGAGGGAAGAGGCTTACCGGTGACGGAGATCCCCGTTTTGTCGAACTTGCGCGGCTCTGCGGGGAATCCGGGAGGGCTGCCGGGGAACTGCGGCTGGTGCGGGGGGATGGTACCGGGCTTGACGTGTATGCGGAGGCAAAAACGTTCCCAAAGCAGAACGGCCGGCCCGCACTGATCCTTGTATTCCGGGATATCACGGCAGAGAAAAAAACCGCGGACGTACGGCTGCAGGTACAGGAAACGCCGTTTGCCCTTCTCGAAAGCCTTCCCTTTCCGGTGCGGCTGACCGAAAATGAGGATGACTGTGCGTATTTCAACCGGGCATGGTACGCGTTTACCGGCCGGACTCCTGAACAGGAACGGGGCAGCGGCTGGGAGGAGAGTGTATTTCCCGGCGATCGCGACCGATACCGACGGACCCCGGGGACCGCGTCCGATCCGGACACGCCGGTTGTATCGGAATACCGGCTTATGCACCATTCCGGCGAATACCGCCGGGTTCGTGAGACCTGCATTCCCGGTGCAGTCCGGGACCGAACACTCTGCATAATTACCGATATCCATGCAGCCCGCCAGGCAGAGGAATCGTGCAGGTGCCAGGAAAACCTGTACCGGGCGGTCCTTGAGACCGCGGGCGAGGCCATACTCCTTATCGGCGACAGGATTCTTGATGGCAATGATGCGGCTGCCCGGCTGTCTGGCTGCACCCGGGCAGAACTGGCCGGGCAGGAACCGTTTTTGTATTCGCCCCGGGATCAGCCTGACGGTCGGGTCTCGGTCCAGGCCGTGCAGCAGTATCTTGCAGCAGCCCGGTTGGGAATGCATCAGGAATTCCTTTGGACTTTTGGGAGAGATGGTGGTCCGTTCAGGGAAGGACAGGTCACCCTTGTACCGGTAAACGGAGCAAACGGGCAACTGATCCTTGCCGTTATTGCTGACAAAACCGATCTTGGCCGGGCATTCCGCGAGAACCAGCGTTTGTCGACATTTTCAGAACTAAATCCCTACCCGGTGATCGATGTCGGGGCCGATCGCGTGATTGTGTACGCAAATCCTGCAACCTTGTCTGTTCTTTGTGACTTGGGCCTCCCGGCAAATGCGGAGACCTTCCTGCCTGCCGATTTTGATTTTATTGCCCTGGACCTGAAAAAGGAGCCCGGGAAAACGGCTGAGCGCGTGGTGCAGATCAAAGAACGCTCGTTTTACGAGACTATCTGCATTCCGCCGGGGCAGGATACATTCCGTATCTATACCTATGATATCACCGAACGGGTCCAGGCAACAGCGGCTCTTGAGTATGCCAACCATAAATTAGGCATCCTCACAAGCATCACCCGTCATGACATCCAGAACAAACTGACCGGGGTGATGGGGTACCTGGATCTTCTCCGGGGATCCCTGCGCGATCCCCTGCTGCTTGGCTTTCTGGATAAGGCTGAGGCCTCGGCCGAAGCAATCCGCCACCACATAGAGTTTACCCGGGATTATGAATCATTGGGCGGAACAGCCCCCGCCTGGCAGGATCTTGGGCCCATCCTTGCCGATATCCGGTCACACCTTGATGCCGGAACAATCGCATTTGAGGAACCGGGAAGAGGATTTTCTGTTTTTGCCGATCCCATGTTTGCCAAAGTACTCTATAATCTCGTTGACAATTCGCTGCGCCATGGGGTACATGTCCGGCGCATCCGGGTGAACGCCATGCCGGATGAGTCCGGCGGGTGTACGCTTACCTACGAAGATGATGGTGTCGGAGTCCCGCAGGACAAAAAAGAGGTCATCTTCGAACGCGGGTTTACCACGTCGTCAGGCCCCAAAAAAACCTCCGGGCTCGGACTGTTTTTGGTCCGGGACATCCTTTCCATTACCGGTATCATGATAAAAGAGACCGGTGTGCCCGGTTCCGGCACCCGTTTCGAGATGTCCATTCCTCCGGGAAAATGGAGAACAGGGCCGGCAGGATAA